The genome window ATCCGGTACTTAAGGAAGTGTTTGGCATTCCTGTATATCCATCACTTGCGGAATTACCAGAAAAAGTTGACCTGGTTGATGTATTTCTTTCATCTGATAAAGTACCTGCCATTCTTAAAGGAGTTCAAAAATCAGGAGCTAGGTATCTCTGGCTCCAGCTGGGAGTATCAAGTAACGAAGCTGAACAGTTTTGTTCTTCTGAAAAAATAGGTTTCGTACAGAACCGTTGCATAGCGGTTGAATACAGAAACTGTAATGCACTCAAAGGACTTCTCTGATAAGAACCTTTGTACTCTTACTTTTCTTATTATGTTGCA of Ignavibacteriales bacterium contains these proteins:
- a CDS encoding CoA-binding protein, translated to MSDVKSIAVVGISDKPERDSGAIAKMLKEKGFTIYGVHPVLKEVFGIPVYPSLAELPEKVDLVDVFLSSDKVPAILKGVQKSGARYLWLQLGVSSNEAEQFCSSEKIGFVQNRCIAVEYRNCNALKGLL